One Candidatus Acidulodesulfobacterium ferriphilum genomic window carries:
- a CDS encoding formate dehydrogenase, which translates to MEPTVEQIISAIEEDYNGGADVGLLLKILHGLNDKFGYIPQKSISLIAERLNMSNAEVYGFITFYKDFKFSLPAKHTIKVCLSESCHALGVKETTDYIKKNLGFDLRANSVKNDADAVYYSNDGKYSLEYIYCFGNCGAGPTVMIDDKIYGKMNIENLKNIIKALE; encoded by the coding sequence ATGGAACCGACGGTTGAACAAATTATATCGGCAATAGAAGAAGATTACAACGGCGGTGCGGATGTCGGCCTGCTTTTAAAAATACTTCACGGACTTAACGATAAATTTGGGTATATTCCGCAAAAGTCTATTTCTTTAATTGCCGAAAGGCTAAACATGTCCAATGCCGAAGTTTACGGCTTTATCACCTTTTATAAAGACTTTAAATTTTCTTTGCCCGCTAAACATACTATAAAGGTATGCCTGTCCGAAAGCTGCCATGCTTTAGGCGTAAAAGAAACTACCGATTACATTAAAAAAAACCTTGGATTTGATTTAAGGGCAAATTCGGTTAAAAATGATGCGGATGCCGTTTATTATTCAAATGACGGAAAATATTCTTTAGAGTATATTTATTGCTTCGGAAATTGCGGGGCAGGTCCGACCGTTATGATTGACGATAAAATTTACGGAAAAATGAATATAGAAAATCTTAAAAATATAATAAAAGCGCTGGAATAA
- a CDS encoding DedA family protein, protein MPLSSIIQDFIKTHYIFIHNYGYLAVFFLIMLEDFGVPSPGEITLISVSLIASEGGLNITLVLLLAWCGAVIGDNIGFIIGYFGAEKLLARYGGKVGLTHKRYAKAMVFFNRYGGGFVLIARFIEGARQLNGIIAGSAGMNWKRFLLYNSAGAALWILFWGYGSYALGSRFFKYIPSIESFGYYGLIIIISALFIAIFLWLLWKKRKKDYKI, encoded by the coding sequence ATGCCTCTTAGTTCAATAATTCAGGATTTTATTAAAACTCATTATATTTTTATTCATAATTACGGATATCTCGCCGTTTTTTTCTTAATAATGCTTGAAGATTTCGGCGTCCCGTCGCCCGGGGAGATTACCTTGATTTCCGTTTCGTTAATAGCTTCGGAAGGCGGACTCAATATAACTTTAGTGTTATTGCTGGCATGGTGCGGCGCGGTCATCGGAGACAACATAGGTTTTATTATAGGTTATTTTGGGGCGGAGAAACTGCTTGCGCGTTACGGGGGCAAGGTTGGATTAACGCATAAAAGATATGCAAAAGCTATGGTATTTTTTAACCGCTACGGAGGCGGCTTTGTTTTAATCGCCCGTTTTATCGAAGGAGCGCGTCAGTTAAACGGAATAATTGCGGGAAGCGCGGGAATGAACTGGAAGCGGTTTCTTTTGTATAATTCTGCCGGCGCCGCTTTATGGATACTTTTCTGGGGATACGGGAGTTATGCTTTAGGCAGCCGTTTTTTCAAATATATTCCGTCAATAGAAAGTTTTGGCTATTACGGTTTAATCATAATAATCTCGGCTTTATTTATTGCTATTTTTTTGTGGCTGCTATGGAAAAAAAGAAAAAAAGATTATAAAATATAA